The Marinobacter szutsaonensis DNA window CGCCGTTGGCGAATTCGGTACGAACGGTGTGGCCCGGAGCCTTCGGAGCCACCATGATCACGTCCAGATCCTTGCGCGGAACGATCTGGTTGTAGTGGATGGCGAAACCGTGGGCGAAAGCCAGGGTTGCACCCTCTTTCAGGTTAGGCTCGATCTCGGCCTTGTACAGCTGGGCCTGGTACTCGTCCGGAGTCAGGACCATGACCACGTCAGCGGCGGCGACGGCAGACGGCACGTCGCTGGTCTTCAGGCCATAGGCTTCGGCCTTGGCGATGGAAGAAGAGCCCGGACGCAGACCGACGGTCACGTCAACACCGGATTCTTTCAGGTTGCACGCATGGGCGTGGCCCTGGGAACCGAAACCGATGATGGCAACTTTCTTGCCCTGGATGATGGAAAGATCACAATCCTTATCGTAATAAACCTGCATGAGAAACCTCTGTTATTTGTGATGGCCCCGCAGGGCCATGATGTTCGAACTTGTCAATTCTGGCCGTTACAGGCTCAGCACCTTCTCGCCGCGGGCAATTCCAGACACCCCGGTACGGACCACTTCCAGCACTCCGGAAGTACCGACGGCCTGGATAAAGCCATCCAGCTTGTCGCTGTCACCCGCCAGCTGAACCGTGTACACCGAGCTGGTGACGTCCACGATCTGGCCGCGGAAGATATCCACCGTGCGCTTGATCTCGGCACGCTGGGACCCGGTCGCTTTCAGCTTTACCAGCATCAGCTCGCGCTCAATGTGTGACCCTTCGGTCAGATCCACCAGCTTCACCACTTCAATCAGCTTGTTCAGCTGTTTGGTGATCTGTTCGATGACCTTGTCAGAACCGGTGGTGGTGACGGTCAGACGGGACAGGGTCTCGTCCTCGGTCGGCGCCACGGTCAGTGTTTCAATGTTGTAGTTGCGCTGGGAGAACAGGCCAACCACCCGTGACAGCGCTCCCGGCTCGTTTTCCAGCAAAACAGAAATGATTCGACGCATGATCACACCCTCTCCGTCTTGCTGAGCCACATGTCTTTCATGGAACCGCGGGCTACCTGCATCGGGTAGACATGCTCGAAGCGGTCGACATAGATGTCGACAAACACCAGCCTGTCTTTCATCGCCAGGACTTCCTTGAGCTTGGACTCAAGGTCTTCCTTCTTCTCGATGCGCACGCCCACGTGGCCATAGGCTTCCGCCAGTTTGATGAAGTCCGGCAGGGACTCCATGTAGGACTGGGAGTGACGGGACTCGTAGTTCATGTCCTGCCACTGCTTCACCATGCCCAGGGCCTGGTTGTTCAGGTTGATGATTTTCACCGGCAGGTTGTACTGCTTGCAGGTGGACAGCTCCTGGATGTTCATCTGGATACTGCCCTCACCGGTGATGCACAACACCTCGTCGTCAGGATGGGTCAGCTTGACACCCATCGCCGCCGGCAGACCAAAGCCCATGGTGCCCAGGCCACCGGAGTTGATCCAGCGGTTGGGCTTGTCGAACTTGTAGTACTGGGCAGCAAACATCTGGTGCTGGCCCACGTCGGAGGTAACAAACGCCTCGCCGTTGGTCAGCTTGCACAACAGTTCGATCACTTCCTGCGGCTTGATCACATCCGGACTGGTTTCATAACGCATGCCGTGGAACGCACGCCACTCGTCGATCTGCTTCCACCAGGAACCAATGGCGTCGGGATCCGGCTTATCCTTGCTTTCTTTCACCAGGGCAAGCATCTCCTTGAGCACCGCATCCACGGGGCCGACGATGGGCACATCCGCTTCCACGGTCTTGGAGATGGAGGCCGGATCGATGTCGATGTGAATGATGCGCGCACCCGGACAGAACTTCTCGGTGGCGTTGGTTACCCGGTCATCAAAACGGGCGCCGACACAGAGAATCAGATCCGAGTGGTGCATGGCCATGTTGGCTTCGTAGGTGCCATGCATGCCCAGCCAGCCCAGATGCTGCTTGTCGGATGCCGGGTAACAGCCAATCCCCATCAGGGTATTGGTGAGCGGATAACCCAGCATGCGGGTCAGCTCGGTCAGCTGGTTCGAGGCCTTGCCCAGGATCACACCGCCGCCGGCATAGATAACCGGGCGCTTGGCCGCCAGCAGCATATCGACCGCTTTCTTGATCTGGCCGGCGTGGCCACGAATGGCCGGATTGTAGGAGCGCAGCTTGACCTTCTTCGGATAGGAATACTCATAGCGCTCGTTCGGCGTGGTCATATCCTTGGGGATATCCACCACCACCGGGCCGGGGCGACCGGTCGCGGCAATGTAGTAAGCCTTGCGAATGATTTCGGGGATTTCCTCGGGGTGCCGCACACTCAGGTTGTGCTTCACCACGGGACGGGAAACACCGATCATGTCGGTTTCCTGGAAGGCATCCTCACCAATGAGGTGGGAGGCAACCTGACCGCACAGAACCACCATGGGGATGGAATCCATAAAGGCGGTGGCAATGCCGGTGATGGTGTTGGTGGCTCCAGGACCCGAGGTCACCAGTACGGTACCTGGTTTTCCGGTCGCGCGGGCATAACCGTCGGCCATGTGGACCGCCGCCTGCTCGTGCCGAACCAGAATATGCTTGACTTTGTCCTGCCTGAACAGCGCATCATAAATATGAAGGGCTGCACCACCCGGATAGCCGTATATGTATTCGATACCTTCATCCTGAAGGGACCGGATCAGCATATCGGCGCCAGACAATAACTCCACGATTTTCTACCCTCTTCTACGAGTGAATGAGCCGGGTTTCGTCCCGGTTGCCTGGATTCACGGTCTCCCTGCTTCTTGTGAAAGCGGAACCGGCTTGCTCCTCCACACCTGCAAAATAAGAGGTTGTCTCCTGGCCAGCCGCCCTCCTGAGGGTTGCGGAGAACGACCAATCAACGGGTTGCACGTAAGCAACAACCAGCGCACATCGGGACCCGATGTGTTCAGTGTGGTGATTAACGGGGGATACTCGCTCGGGATTGCCTGCCGAATTAACCCCAGTTTCAGGCAATCGCCAATTCTGACAGCGCGAAACTCCCTGTCAATAGCCGCCGGCCGTTAATCCACCCAATATGACCGAAGGTCTGCCATACTTGGAGAATCCGGGCCCCGAGATTTGAACCAGACGAAAGAAAATCGGCGTTCCGGATGGCATGATAGACTTCACCAATAATTCCAACCGGCAGCGGAATCTGACCGGTAGCAAACCACGGCGAGTAGATCCATGAACAGAAAAATCCTGATGTTGACCCTGTTAATGGCTTTGGTACCGGGCATTGCCCACAGCGGTTCCGTCTACAAATGGACGGACGAAAACGGCGTCACCCACTTTGGCGATCGCCAGCCCACAGGCAGCAAGGCCGAACAGGTCAGTGTCCGTTCCGGCAAGGGTTCGACCAATGCGTCCAGCCGAACCAGCGCCCAGGAGCAGGTTCAGGCCATGGAACAGGAAGCGGAAAAGCGCGAACTCACCGAGCGTGAGCGGGCCGAGATGGAAGCGATCCGCAAGCAGCGCGAGGCCAACTGTGCGACTGCCCAGTCCAACCTGAAGATCATCGACAGCAATGCGCGGATTCAGGTGGAGGAAGATGGCGAGCGGCGGTATCTGTCACCGGAGGAAATTGCCGAGCAGCGGATGCGGTTCGAGGAGATTGCCGAAGAAAATTGTGGGCCGATGGAAGAATAAGAGGTGAAGGTGGGGTCAGATGAAGGCGTTCATCTGACCTCGGGGGAACGACGGCTCGGGCTGGATGTAAAAATGGGGTCATATGGAAGCCTTCATCTGACCCCGTCTTAGACGTTACCCCGAGTCAGACTTGAAAATGGGGTCAGAAGAAAGCTTTCTTCTGACCCCTACTTCAAACACCGGCTTTGCCCGATACCGATCAGGCCTTCTCGAACACCAGCTGGTGATCCTTCACCGTGCCGCGAATGGTATCCCCCGACACAAACTCTCCCTGGAGCAGTTTCTGCGCCAGCGGGTTCTCGATGTTCCGCTGGATCGCCCGCTTCAGCGGCCGTGCACCGTAAACCGGGTCGTAACCCACTTCCGCCAGCAGGTCCATGGCAGCGTCGTCCAGCTCCAGCTTCATGTCCTGTTCCTTAAGACGCTTGCTCAGGCCGGCGATCTGGATCTTGGCGATGCCACGGATCTGATCTTCCGCCAGCGGATGGAACACCACCACTTCGTCCACGCGGTTGATGAATTCAGGGCGGAAATGGGTGCCTACAACTTCCATCACCGCATTCTTCATGGCCTCGTAGTTCTCCTCACCCGCTTTCTGCTGGATGATGTCGGAGCCCAGGTTCGAGGTCATCACGATAACGGTATTGCGGAAGTCCACCGTGCGGCCCTGGCCATCGGTCAGGCGGCCATCCTCAAGCACCTGAAGGAGGATGTTGAACACATCCGGGTGCGCCTTCTCCACCTCATCCAGCAACAGCACTGAATACGGCCGGCGGCGTACCGCTTCGGTCAGGTAAC harbors:
- a CDS encoding acetolactate synthase 3 large subunit, which encodes MELLSGADMLIRSLQDEGIEYIYGYPGGAALHIYDALFRQDKVKHILVRHEQAAVHMADGYARATGKPGTVLVTSGPGATNTITGIATAFMDSIPMVVLCGQVASHLIGEDAFQETDMIGVSRPVVKHNLSVRHPEEIPEIIRKAYYIAATGRPGPVVVDIPKDMTTPNERYEYSYPKKVKLRSYNPAIRGHAGQIKKAVDMLLAAKRPVIYAGGGVILGKASNQLTELTRMLGYPLTNTLMGIGCYPASDKQHLGWLGMHGTYEANMAMHHSDLILCVGARFDDRVTNATEKFCPGARIIHIDIDPASISKTVEADVPIVGPVDAVLKEMLALVKESKDKPDPDAIGSWWKQIDEWRAFHGMRYETSPDVIKPQEVIELLCKLTNGEAFVTSDVGQHQMFAAQYYKFDKPNRWINSGGLGTMGFGLPAAMGVKLTHPDDEVLCITGEGSIQMNIQELSTCKQYNLPVKIINLNNQALGMVKQWQDMNYESRHSQSYMESLPDFIKLAEAYGHVGVRIEKKEDLESKLKEVLAMKDRLVFVDIYVDRFEHVYPMQVARGSMKDMWLSKTERV
- the ilvN gene encoding acetolactate synthase small subunit — translated: MRRIISVLLENEPGALSRVVGLFSQRNYNIETLTVAPTEDETLSRLTVTTTGSDKVIEQITKQLNKLIEVVKLVDLTEGSHIERELMLVKLKATGSQRAEIKRTVDIFRGQIVDVTSSVYTVQLAGDSDKLDGFIQAVGTSGVLEVVRTGVSGIARGEKVLSL
- a CDS encoding DUF4124 domain-containing protein produces the protein MNRKILMLTLLMALVPGIAHSGSVYKWTDENGVTHFGDRQPTGSKAEQVSVRSGKGSTNASSRTSAQEQVQAMEQEAEKRELTERERAEMEAIRKQREANCATAQSNLKIIDSNARIQVEEDGERRYLSPEEIAEQRMRFEEIAEENCGPMEE